ctccccccgtggtccaccgccgcagtgtgattgatcgggatcacgtagctgcacatcagcgcctatacgaagactacttcgcacaggagcctcggttcaccgccaaccttttcaggcgtcgttttaggatgaccagggacctgtttatgcgtattgtcaacgctttggagtctcgatatctgtatttccgcttcagacacgatgcgtctggcagacccggccacacacctattcaaaagtgcactgcggcaatccggcagttggcctacggaggcgcggcagacatgtgggacgagtatctccacatcggtgagacgactgccctgcaatgtctgaagaatttctgtctgggagtgatagaagtattcggtgatcagtatctgcgaaagcctacccccgaagactgccaagatctgttgcggatgcacgggagtcagcatgggttcccgggtatgttaggcagcattgattgtatgcattgggagtggaagaactgtcccacagcctggaaggggttctacacgtccggctacaagggaaagaatcccacgatgatcctggaggccgtagctgattaccggctttggatttggcacgcgtattttgggatagctggttcgaacaacgacctcaacgtcctcaactcgtcgccacttttcaacgagcagtgtcagggcgtcggtccggccatcagttttgtcgccaacggcagccaacatgatatgggcaactacttggcggatgggatataccctaggtggcccgtctttgtgaagacgatccgatgcccaggagatgagaagaaggcctactttgcggcacggcaggagtcggcgcgcaaggacgtggagcgcgcatttggtgtgctccagtctcgatggggggcaattaagggtccaacgcgtATGTGGGAtgtccaatgcattgctgacatcatgtacgcatgtattatcatgcacaacatgattgtcgaagatgaaggtggcgaactgaccaattgggtcaacgacgaaaatgaagccggtccaagccacggcgtggccgcccccaacgtacggagtggggtacctaacgatgaagccggcctcttacaagcacatgccgacatgcgccaaacggcggctcatattcgactccaaaatgatttaattgaagagttatgggcacggaggattgaccgccgttagtttttttaattatgtaattttttttaattaatgtactttttaaattttattaatattagtgaattttctcgtttttgtgtcgtaaattaaatttcgcatattgtgtgattgttaattatttcattttgtatatatttgttaatagtgatgtggatattatgtggctgggctatggctaggctattgctgggctatttgcttgttttgatgatgtggcaggaagatttttagtgctgctgatgtggcagtggctgggctattgctgggctattgctgggctatttctattgtggatggtcttagaagtaacctaagagcatctcctatggcgcccctccggtaggacgtccggtcggacaccgggaagggcgacgggacgtccgccgttgggaggtcggaggtcggatacggacgtcccgtgaggacgtcgggtgtcctcggacatcccggcgacgggcgggcggacgtccgccactgtggcttcaactcggacgtccggtcggacgtcccgtttttttttttttttttttgaaactctatatatacggctcgttgaattttatttcattcgcaccacttgcgttaataacaagtttctctctctacatctataatctcaagtatatctagaatgtctagtgaaagtgatagcgagaatgagttggaggtcgctgttTCAGGTGCTATACAGAGGCTGCTACAACAGAggttgcagcggcggcagcaggcggcggtacctcggccgatccatcgtcgaactcaagtaccccgtgaccacattgctgcacatattcggttgtatgcggactacttcgctccgcaaccgcgttttggggaagccttattccggcgacgctttaggatgcatcgtccgctgtttctgcacatcgtgggtgctttagagagtaGATACCTGTTTTTTAGGATcagagaggatgcagctggcaaacccggactcacgcccttgcagaagtgcactgtcgcaatcagacaactggcgtatggaggcgcggccgacatgttcgacgagtacctccacattggcgagtcgacagcagTCGAGTGTCTGCaaaatttttg
This sequence is a window from Salvia splendens isolate huo1 chromosome 5, SspV2, whole genome shotgun sequence. Protein-coding genes within it:
- the LOC121803181 gene encoding uncharacterized protein LOC121803181 codes for the protein MTRDLFMRIVNALESRYLYFRFRHDASGRPGHTPIQKCTAAIRQLAYGGAADMWDEYLHIGETTALQCLKNFCLGVIEVFGDQYLRKPTPEDCQDLLRMHGSQHGFPGMLGSIDCMHWEWKNCPTAWKGFYTSGYKGKNPTMILEAVADYRLWIWHAYFGIAGSNNDLNVLNSSPLFNEQCQGVGPAISFVANGSQHDMGNYLADGIYPRWPVFVKTIRCPGDEKKAYFAARQESARKDVERAFGVLQS